tgatcgacgttttcgcactcgttcctgcatgccaaccatcgtgtgaggaagtttcttgaggtttctcccttcttctggatacaagcttgcaggtcgcttgctgtggcaggtcttttgtaggtgcccctgaagtgtttctcaaaagcggtcttcaggtcgaaccagcaaaagatggagttcttctcgaggtcgctgagccagatccgggctggtcctacaaggtacaactggagcatgcggcaggcgatgttaggggttcctccggcgaaggttactgcattgtagtagtcctcaatccaggtatccggcctttcggtgccatcataatgctttagatttccgggtagcttgagggagctccttggctttggttcctctcgaatcatcctgccaaagcacttcggaccaatgtagtcggttccgtactcgttaaggcggtcccgtgcgtcgcgcgagccgtggcggggagactttgagcgcgagcgagatctccggccattgcctccgcctccacctccgccgccaccgctaggtggtggtgagggagacctgcgaggtgggcggtcgacttcttgcttccgccatccgaatcTCCACGACCTTCCTGGTGGCGACTCCGgcttctgtggctgccttcgccctggcgctggctgccctggtcattccggcgaggctccgggtcacggctccgacgaggctctgggtcgcggctccgacgaggttctgggtcgcggttccggcgaggttctggaCCGCGGCCTTCATTCCGACTCCTTCTGGGCTCGGGCTCAGgaacattgttctggttccggcgaggttccggcgaacgctccctgtttctgtttcttggcagcacgttgtcgcggataacaatcgcaccgtgccctatgggcctggtgtttccgaccggactacggcggcgagggggtcgcgggtaaccgttgggcggaggagaggggttgcggtatctgtctcgtccggagtacatcgcatcctttccctttcttggatccgacggaggcgtctgtgatgggacggggatcggatttgggtgttccctggcccttcttctgcgctctgaggatccggtgtgtgattcatcgtcgggatgccgatcggcgcgggcgtccttctgcgcggtggatacacagttatccggattggattccaacctgcgtgaagtatctgccttgctctgctgctgcattgctgaagcgacaagtgtgcggagatggttgatatcaacttcttcgtccttcttcttcagcaattccgctgcttttagcatgttgtcctttggagtttccagcggctggtgaactgcgggcgtgttgaaggctatcctgcgaggcggaattgcttctctgacaatacgatcagcctccgcctgcgcgtaggtcatctttacttcccactcagccctcatgctcttgacgtgctcgagtgtgttagtaatctcgcggtcctgtctgtcgaagttttccagccaggctgcatgatctgcccttcctatctttaatgcagcttcggtgtcggcgagcctcttggctgtggccagcatctcctttctggcggtttctagagcctccagatctgcggcgtggcccggagttataggtgtgttaagaactgctcgcgcggccacctcttcTGCTGACCGGATTTCCTCCGAAggagaatccctttggggtcgcacccgagacattggagatccttgttgggatggtTCGGATTGGCTGACTTGGTCTCCAGATCCGGTTTGTCCCAGCGTCGCTACCGTTGCGAGAACACCGTCGGCTGGGCGGAGTTGACCTCAGGCTGATcgccgagaccatactcctccaacttgcggacgaagtcatcagattccatggacggggtgtccccggaaattgggctcagattgcccaagatcgattcttcaaccggagcttcgctttctccgacaggctgagcctgatccggatctgcgccgttttccggtgcctcttcctgctcgggaccagctccgaccgcttgaggggcggttccggcggtatgggccaagaagtgtacgaagtgacacctttgcttctctaacacctgggagacccaggcggatctgcattggtcttccacctttgtttcctgctcaggggcggattgggtgggctttgaaattttcagatctaaggcggaatcttccttgggaagctcctgcgtctcagattggatcttcgcgacagcgtccagctctgcggcggttgcgtctgcgttacttaccagtgggtttccgtcggaatcgacggtttccccgatgaagatgtgtatgccgccaactgggatgatggagagcttgacggggtcggttttagccggaatccaacactcatccggagggacgatcggcagatttccggcgtaaaggacacgccccacagcgatggtgtcgtcgtagcttcccatggcggaaccctcccggttccggcctccggacgccgcaggccccacggtgggcgccaagcgacgttgcctaatcgacggtacctcggaggagggatcctcacgaggggagaagaagtaggggccatagggcggagtgcacacgggacggtggtacgcgagttacccagcttcggaacacctgcacgatgacgagggcctactcgctgcttgtccggaattatccgggcgctttcgcgttgttacaatgagttgtggttgtgcctctagggctccgggatccggcttataaaggcgcacggatctagggtttacatggagagtcctagccggattacagatagactaactacggtacaatatcttgccgtgcacgtcacggatccgccttccatacacgtcgtcctggatccgggttcctcatgggcctccatggatccgggttactcctatgtcggtacggatccggcctgctgatcctggaccggacttcttccttcatgatcaacagcaactgggccgcccgatgggccacatgcctcatcaccgtctgtgggccacccgggcttgccggatctaggcactgtcgatggtacacctatgaagtatacccacaacaagctggcatactacaacatgcagtggtatgcagggtcaccacagtcatgaaagccgagatcggtggaagagcaatggtggccggatcttggtggtgaggtgaaattggcttggtgcttcgtgacttcaaacaacaacttgtatgtggaggcgactgcacaggagaagttgagagttctatatttcagggtgaaaatccaaggtctggccttaattggttgtgcctggcaatgttcttgttgaaggcattgttttgagagtgaggactttcttcatatggagaagctgatcttctggtgttgtcttggtggtgtcagagTTGATGTTTCAAGTTTCTGAtatctgtagcgggacttttttttgtaattcttctatattttttggctgtgtgcatcctctatgccattagggtatgatgttgttgcagaggctgggtgtaattggtatctccatgagattaatatatgctctttatcgaaaaaactatTAGACTTGCTCTAACACACTATGATCTTTCAGTGGCGAACAAGGGTTTCTGGAGATTTAAGTTTCCATTAAAGAAAAAAACTTCACTCCAGATGTAGGGGTGTTATATTAACCAAGTAACCTAGATAAGAAAAAATGTCATGAAAGTACAAAATGTTATTCCTACCATAAAAATGACAACATTAAACATTTGCTTTTGGATGCCACACTTCTCTGTCCATGCGGTTTATAGTTAAAGTCGCCTCTAATTTGTACACACTAACACACCTCGTAATGTGTCACATATGTTCGGGAGCTGATTGCATGGTgcagatttaaaaaaaaaagtgtTGTTATCCTCGTTTGTAGCGGCATGAAAGCTATCTTTTCAGTCTAGGTTCAAAGTGTTTCAAACCAACATGTGACATCAGCCATATCTCAACACTGAAAGCAATCATCTGGGTACAAGTGGCTAACATTTGAACCTCACAAGCCACATAAGAAATTTTAAAACACTGGGCATTGTTAGCTGATGTTGCCAATTAATCAAAAAAATTAGTTGAATTCAAcagaatgttaaaaaaattgtcATTTACTTTTTTGTTGAAGGCACATATGATATGACCTCTCATATTCACAGGCATGGTTCACAAACCTACTCTCAGTGTCTTCCTTTCTTAATGGAGGAATGCAATTATTGGAGTCAATAGCTCGCAACATAGAATCGCTGGTACGAGAGATCATGAACAAAGTTCTCCAGTGTTTGATACACATACTATTTTTGAAACTATGATTCATAGGAAAATAGTCCTCATTGAGTTTCCAAATATTAGATATTCTATGTGCGGTGTTTCTCTACTACTCAAATATATTTAGTTAAGAAAGTGTAAAACTAGTTAGTAAATAATGACGTGACATGATATTTGTTAGTGCATTGCGATGAATTTTTCTATATTATGCATGGAAATGGGACATCTCCTTCTAGATTGTTCCATATCATAATAAGATATCTCCTACTGGATTGCCAACGTACTGAATGTGATATTTTATTGTTGTCCTAGTATTAGAATAACAAGAACAAACATGTCTCAAACTAGCATCATCATTGTTGCTAGAAAAATTCTTTTGTAGTAGTTTTGTTAATGCTTATTATTTTGATTGAGGACCGCTCTTCTTGAGACATACTAACTATGGCATGCAATTGAAATTGAAATAACAATTGCTTCTAGCACAAGTATACATGATACATATAAGAGTTCAGAGGTTCACAtgaatatactacctccatcccaaagcttaaggtttatattatttttagaaattcaaactatgtcaagtttgactaagtttttatcaaaaattattaacatgcaacatacaaaattaatatcattgaatagataatgaaatatattttcgtatgatatctacaaaatattatatttgttgatagattgttctaaaagtttggtcaaactttacttggtttaatttttcaataaaaataagccttaagctttgggatggaggtagtatataatAAGAATTTTTGTGCAATTACGAATACTCCCCACAATATTATTAAACATTTTGCGTTCAGTTGGGTAATATATATGCATGGTTGTTGCGGAAATTGCAAATATAGCTCGGGCTACATGTAGCCTGTTTTTTGAAAATTCTGGAAgtagtattttaaagcttcaaaaATTTCTGAAAAATCCAAGATGTTGATAATGGTGTATTCTACGAACTTGCAAAATCTCAACTTGAAACATCTTATATTTTTGGCCACATAAAAAGATAAAATCTGATAAATTTTGGAGGTTTCAAAATTCGCACTGTTCACTATTTCAGAATAtcacttttgtatttttttttctataGCCTGAAATAGAAGGTATTtcgatttgagatttttcatgctGATAAAATAGAATATTGCCTACATCTAGATTTTTTCAGAAttatttgaaactttgaaatagtattattttcaatttttctaaaaaaagtGTAGCTGGGGCTACAAAACTCCACACTCCTTTCGTTGGCCCTGTGGATGTATCCTGAAGATTCCGGAGGGAACTAGAAAATACAAATACTAAGATATTACTACTTGTCTGTACGATGCGGCAAAAGAAATTTCGAGAAGCAACAAAGAAGGTCCATTTCTTGCCGTCTTGTGGTTGTCATAAGGATACAATATGATGTAAATACTAAACAGTGTAAACTCGTAAGAAGGAAAGAGAAGTCAACTACGCATTAATATTCTGAAAGCCATGGATAGATATTTGAAGGTAAAGAAGATCCATACGTTGGATTTGCTGTCGTGCTAAACTACTATTAGGTCGCCCGAAATTTACAGAAAAAGCAACCAGAAAGATGAGATCATGATTTGTTTTCTTGCTGAACTACTATTAGCCATTGTATTTAATCTTGTCTTGTTGTCTTTGAGCCTAGTTTTACCAGTTACCGCAGTAACACAAGATCATGACTAGAAGTCACCTCCCCAAGGATCATTAAAATTATCTAATGGTGAGAACTTGTCGCTGCCGAAAGACAATTGATCTTGAGAAACTGGACAAGATGCCGGCGTACGTATAGCATCGTGGCACGCATCGATACCTTAGCTAGAGTGCCCTCCTCCTATACGCTAACCCGGCTATAAATAGTGGTGCAGGTGTGAGGGCTATACATACAATTCACCATCTTCTCTAATCCCAAAAGCCTTCTTCTTCGCCATAATCTCATCCTTGACCAGTTAGATATTTGGAAGATGTCTTGCAGCTGTGGATCAAGCTGCAACTGCGGCTCAAACTGCAAGTGCGGGTATGGATGTTTCTCTTCTCCAAATACTGTCCTGCTATGAGCTTACCCTGGAATCTTGGTAAAATACTAATATGCAGAGAGAAAACCATTTCAGTCCGTTACTTGATCGAGATTTAATTTTCTTTGATGGTAGAAAACTGATTTGATTTGATTATCGGATCGTTTATCGTTGCAGCAAGATGTACCCTGACCTGGACGAGCAGGCCAGCATCACCACCCAGACCCAGGCCGTGGTCGTCCTCGGCGTGGCTCCTGGGAACAAGGCCGGGCAGTTCGAGATGGCCGCTGGCGAGTCTGGCGAGGGCTGCAGCTGCGGCGCCAACTGCAAGTGCAACCCCTGCAACTGCTAAGCTTCACGCGCTGCGATGCAACGCACTTGTGTGATGGTGTGAGAGTACATGTACGTAAATAACAAGAAACATCTGACGGAATCGAGCAAGTACGTGCGCGGTGTGTGTCTACTAGCTCGCTCTGCTCTGATCTGCTCTTTGTGTCGTCCTTCCTTGTGTTTGTGTGTGCTTGTGTCTCTGTAATTGCTTCATCTATCTCCGACCATGGAGTATGGAGTGATGAATTAATATACAGTACAAGAAAGTCAAGTTTGCCTAATCAATTGAGCGAAATTTCTACTTCAATTAAAACACAGCTCTCTGTAATTGGTTCAAATCTTCCTCTCATGTTCTTTTTTCactcaaaaagaagaaagaaagaatctTGCTATCGGGCTTACTTGTCATTGTTTGGACATCCTTTTGAATGCTGGATGATAACAACAGATAAATATACAGCAAGAACTGATTATTTTTGGATTCTCAGGTCAATTGCAAAGTAAGAAATAATACAGAGTTTAGTTTTATCAAAATACTACCAGTTcagaagcaaaacaaaacaaaaacactcCAGCAGTGTTATGTTCGAAGAAAAAGCAACCTCTAGTCTAGAGTCCAGATACAGAACCCAGGATTTCAGTAAGCTCCAAATATCAGGAGACAATCAAAAGATCAGCAGCTCACTGCTTTTCTTTATTTCCACGCCCCGATCTCCAGACGTGCAGCTATTCAGTAACactacggcggccgtcggcacagcttgcgTTGTCTTCGGCACAGGCTTGTGCCGATGCCGACGGCACAATAACGCCTCGGCACAGGCAAAGTTGCCGTCAGCacaggctggccgtcggcacagcatcctgtgccgacggcaaagccgtcggcatagaaataacgccgtttggtaattctggctcaaattttaaaaaaaaaaaaattcaaaaaattcgaaaaaaaaaattcaaatttttttaatctctcacatgcaccattttaactctaactacacttaatattatgtcaaattccactcatggtcaaacttcccggtgagtcacccatcctcacactactccacccctagcacgcttaacttctcggttccatttagactagattccatgaaagaaacgacaccttgttgataataataccatatcaatactattaacccttattacttgatgttgcacatcattattttttgaattccaaacaattacctacataaactacaagaataagtatattaatcttgaattcaaatggacaataaaatgatttttttctttttttatttaatatggaataattaatatctttaaatttgtaaatcaaaatttgacaaataatatgtctaaatctattagaaaaatgagaggaacccaaatatgacatctatatcatattttgaatctaaaaataattttccaaaaattcatgagcattagatcatgtaccagtagttcaaatctggccggcctcctaccgattcggcagaaatttgtctttttcatgagagaTGGACGGAaaagttccagatacaccggttggaaaattttccatcttaggtggtctactatttttttaaaatgtgttggtaccaatgtgaaactttaatttggtggttgcttcacaaaacatcgcgttttcggcacctcaaaaatggaaaatggttttttcgcgcgatgaaaaggaaaatttcctcctgcaacatgtaagacatctcaagatacacatgtgtgcataatataggcacattatgacaaactatgccgcgattctatctataacattggtcgtttgacctaaatgtcatgaaacctcgaacatgatagctcattttgtgaaggattttttgtgatgttcgcaattttccaactttaatatttttccttgcaactatgacgtaTAATATGAcaacacgcgaaggtttcacattgtttggatcatttttgaattttttatgcctgtttcaaactatattcaaaacggcgggcatgaagatcctttgcccggggctgaggctcgctaaacttgcactggatctctaatgaaatagcatgttgtgaatctaaaaataatttttacaaaaaatcttgagcaatatatcatgtacctgtagttcaaatttggtcggcctcctgccgattcggcaggaatttgtctttttcatgaggggtggacggaaagattccagatacaccggttgagaaattttccatattagttggtctagtattttggaaaaatgtgttggtacctatgtgaatctttaatttggtggttgcttcacaaaacacctcgttttcggcacctcaaaaatggaaaatgattttttcgtgcgatgaaatggaaaacttcctcctgcaatatcgtaagacataccaatatgcatatgtgtgcacaatatcaacacattatcacaaactatgccacgattttatccataacattggtcatttgacctaaatgtcatgaaacctcgaacatgatagctcattttgtgaaggattttttgtgatgttctcaatttaccaactttaatatttttccttgcaactatgacacataatatgacaccacgcgaaggtttcgcattgtttggatcgttttcgaattttttatgcccgtttcaaactatattcaaaacgacgggcatgaagatcctttgcccggggctgaggctcgccaaacttgcactggatctctgatgaaatggcatgttttgaatctaaaaatgatttttacaaaaaatcttgagcattatatcatgtacctgtagttcaaatctggtcggcctcctaccgatacggcaggaatttgtctttttcatgaggggtggacggaaaggttccagatacaccggttaataaattgtccatcttatgtggtctagtatttttgaaaaatgtgttgctaccaatgtgaaactttaatttggtggttgcttcacaaaacaccccgttttcgacaccacaaaaatggaaaatggttttccgtgcgatgaaatggaaaacttcctcctgcaacttcgtaagacatcccaagatgcacatgtgtgcacaatatgagcacattatcacaaactatgccgcaattctatccataacattggttgttctgtgtgaaagccataaaacatcggatatgatagctcatttttgagaaggttctttgagatattttaaatattgcaagtttgatatttttccaagatagaccttatttttctgaaaattttgatatattatttgtatttttctgaattataatggtttagttatgattttttgaagattaatgtggtaaaatggaaaatagctatgccgacggctttcccgtcggcacagggctgaaaatatgtgccgacggctttgccgtcggcacaggcctaacgctgttagctcgccgtcagggcggagaggctgtgccgacggttgccgtcggcacagaccttcatgtgccgacggctgacctgctggcctggccggatcgagtcctgtgccgacggccccgatattttgccgtcggcacaggatctggccgtcggcaccttgactggttcccgtagtgtaACCACCCGGATCTTGTAACAACTGGCAAGGCTTCAGGGAGTTGTGAACATCACAGATTTTCCATGGATTAGCACCACTCGGTTTACCCCCACGTCAAATTCAGAGGCTCCTTGACCCGGCGAGTTGCCAAAGCCTCAAGCCTCGAGTTGATCCAGCACTCCTGTCTCCCCCTTTTCAAGAGGAACTTTCGATTCCTTGGTGGAAGAACGAATCAGCTACCTGACCTGCTTAACTTCAATCCACTTCTTATAATTCAAATAAACTCATTGCTGCAACGTCAAAGTACCCACATTTGTGAATCATACATAATAAATATAAAAGAGGTTTGCTTCAGAAATAAAGTGAAAAGAGTTTGTAATAGGGTAGCGCATGAATTATCTAAAAAAATTCACAATGGGGAGCATAGCCCCGGCCTGTGCATACaaatgatgcacacagccttatGAATTACCTAAATTGCCTATGGGTTCTGGAACCGGCCAGGAGTGGATTCTGCAAAGCCCTCCAATGGTTTTCAAATTGCTACGCCTCAAATGTAAtccattgtttagataatttatGAACTCTCTTTACCCTAAAAAAGGAGGAAAATATGCTCACCAGCCACTATGTGTGCTTGCCATTGAGGACGCAGCTGGTCCGGCGTTTCGGTGGGGTTTTTGCGCCAGTGCGCCAATCTACTGCTGGCATTCGAGGGTGATGCCAATGACACCAACTCCAATGGCTTGATGGTGCCAAGGTGTCTTCCAACAGGTGGGTGGCCCTAACAGTAACAGGCcatggaattggcatcgtattagAGTTGGCTTCATCAACAGTGTGCTGTAACAGCAGTCACCCAGCCCAGTTGAAGTGTCGAGTACAGTTGCAGTGGCTTGTGATGTCTATTGATATGATCACATGACTCAAAGCACAAACAGAGCTTCCCCAGCTTGTGCATTTTTTGTTGTCTGGCACTATATGTATGGAATCTGTGGCATTTTAAAAGGTAGGGGGGTAGGGCGCTTTCAGTGAAATGCCTTGAACAATATCACTGTAATGTAATTACGTCATAACAATGACAGGCAATCACTCGTAAGTTTCAGAGGAAGATTATTATTTTTTAAACATAAGCGTCGagagcccagctttaaattaataaagccctcaacCGGCTAGGATACAACGTTGCTGATTACACAAACTTGAACAAGGTAAAAGAAAGAGGCAAAGCCCTAGAGAAACTAATTCCACTCGGCAGCGCCACCAAAGAGCCcacaagaacaagctacagagaaCTGCCACGGACGGAAAGAGACGTGTCAAGCGAAGAGGAGAAGCACCagcgtcaaagagatgaagatcCGGCTCCGAGACCGCCTCACCTTGCTACTGCCGAAGGAGGGACCCTTCCATCCTCACCGGCCAGCACAGAACATACAGACGGTCGAGCGCCCAAAAAAGCCTTGAGCTTGCTGACTGCCGCCACCACCTCACCAAAGACAAACCCAAACCGCACCACCGTCATTGCCACCACATCGATAGCCCTCTGTCCCCTCAACCCAAagcggcgcctccaaggaggaaaacgACGCAATGCGCCATCGTCGCCTGTCCGTAGCCTGAGTTTTCACCCGGGCAGAAGAGGAAAAGGGGGAGGTTACCTCACCagcccttcaagaaggagaacAGCGATAGAATCGTCGGTGCCAGCCAAGAGTTTCCCCCGGCTACTCCCCACATAACTCGCACGGACGCAGAACGGGCAATACGAGGACCAACCCATGCCGTATGGCACAGAGAGACCGAGCAGTGGAGACACCAACGTACAAACAAAGAAAGCGCCGGAGCACTACTACGCCGCAACCAGCCTTCCGCCGACTCCTCACCGTCCACACATGTGATATTTGATAAATCATGATTGCAGTATGTTAAAGAACTAATAAAATTTCTATGTTTACTTTTGCTACTATGATGCAAAGTACATGCATTAGGACATGGATCCATTCTCACCTTAATATCCTGCAAAATTAGGCCTGAACGAAATCAATGAATTTTCAAGGTGAAGTGCAATCTAGTGCCCTCCTAGTGGAGTAGAGATGACAGGGATAATACGGTTCAGGGATTAACATGTTTATCTAGTATACACATGAACATAGTCTCGGAAGTTGGTTTAACCACGTTGAATACAACCCTCAAAAAGAGTTGAAGAAAGTAAGAGTGGAAAATACACTTGCTTGAAGAAAGGAGCGAAACTGGCGTTCTCGAAGAACTCAAAAGCTGGACCAAGATGAAAATGTAGTCTTCTTATTATAGTTTTGAGCCAAATATGGCAACCGTACGGAGTCAAAATATGTCGCTTTGATATTCAAGGGTAAGTCATCATCTTGAAACTTCTATCTCGTTTTGAGTCAAATATGACAACCTCTATTTATTGCTTTAGAGTCTCCATGAAAACGATATTCTTTTTTATTACATCGATGTACCTAGCACTAAGAGCATGTACAATAAATGCTCCGAGCACGCACTGCCCGCAGAGCCTCCACGCCGCCGAcgaacggccgcgccgccacgccccCTGCTCAGCGCCGCGCCTCCAAGCACCGATGCCGCCCGTGCCGCCATCACCGCGAGGAGGAGAGAAGCCGCCCCGCCAACGCCGACCGAGCTTCGCCCGGTGGCGcctcctggcggcggcgaggcaggAGAAGAGGAGGGCGGGGCTGGCGGCGGCGAACTAGGGTTTCGCCCTGGGACTCGCGGGAGCCCACGACGAAACGTTTTCCAACAAGGCTCAACGGCCGGTACTCAAGGGGAATATTTTATGATTTGCCACACTTTTTTTCGAACACATGACCACCATATGTCAGTGAGACATAAAATGGCAAATGATAGAAGTGcaaagaaaagtgtggcaaattaTCTCAAAGAAGATTATCACAAAGGCCGAATCCAATAGCAAAATTTCTTATTAGTTCTAGGCATTACCAGAATATATAGGCAATACCACGATTTAAAATCACAACAATACTAGGGTCGAATACTTTTCTTTCGACGGCCtaactttttcgataaagggaatatattaatatcatcgACGACCTAACTAATACTAAAGAAATGAAGGTGTTAAAGTTGCACGAGGGAACTGGTAGTCTGCCATTTGTGATAGAGATGGATTGCTTGGAGGCAGTGGCCATGATCAGGAGTGAGATGGAGGATCGTTCAGCCTCAATGTTCATCCTCAGGGAAATTAAGCACCTTTTTCAAGGTGTCTTGGAGTTCAAGATCGAGCATATTAAGCGAGAACAGATCTTGGTGAGGAATGTTCTTGCTAACAAAGGCCGAGCAGAAGCTATGGCAAACTTATGGCGTCGTTCGAGTGCAGTAGATATTCCTGAACTCTGTATTAAGAATTGTACTCTTGTGCCTTAAATAATATACTttacattcgcaaaaaaaaaaaaaaaaactggtagTCTGCAGTTGAATGACTTACATACTTGTTCAAAACA
This genomic stretch from Lolium rigidum isolate FL_2022 unplaced genomic scaffold, APGP_CSIRO_Lrig_0.1 contig_14396_1, whole genome shotgun sequence harbors:
- the LOC124680374 gene encoding metallothionein-like protein 1, producing the protein MSCSCGSSCNCGSNCKCGKMYPDLDEQASITTQTQAVVVLGVAPGNKAGQFEMAAGESGEGCSCGANCKCNPCNC